A window of Candidatus Cloacimonadota bacterium contains these coding sequences:
- a CDS encoding 2,3,4,5-tetrahydropyridine-2,6-dicarboxylate N-succinyltransferase, which yields MQDAITALYQAKPEAYTPADRDLFTAFIQALNEGRIRACEPSLQGWKVNQWIKMGILTGFRMGTLAEMPWSAGKSFFDKDTLPEKVFTLADKVRIVPGGSSARSGCYVAPGVTVMPPAFINIGAYVDSGTLVDSHALVGSCAQIGKNVHLSAGAMIGGVLEPIGSRPVVIEDDAFIGGNTGIYEGILVQKRAVIASGTVITASTPIWDSVRSEFLQRDPGGSFTVPEGAVVVPGSRQMKNYPSFQVYCPVIVKYRDAKTDNAVQLEQDLRAVFD from the coding sequence ATGCAAGACGCCATCACCGCCCTCTATCAGGCCAAGCCGGAGGCATACACTCCCGCGGACAGAGACCTCTTCACGGCCTTCATCCAAGCCCTGAACGAAGGCCGGATCAGGGCTTGCGAGCCCTCTTTGCAAGGCTGGAAAGTGAATCAGTGGATCAAGATGGGCATTCTCACCGGTTTCCGGATGGGGACGCTCGCGGAAATGCCCTGGAGTGCCGGCAAGAGTTTTTTTGACAAGGACACCCTGCCGGAGAAGGTTTTCACGCTCGCGGACAAGGTGCGGATCGTGCCCGGAGGCAGTTCCGCGCGCAGCGGCTGCTATGTGGCCCCCGGGGTGACAGTGATGCCGCCTGCCTTCATCAATATCGGAGCCTACGTGGACAGCGGCACTTTGGTGGATTCCCATGCCCTCGTGGGTTCCTGCGCCCAGATCGGAAAAAACGTCCACCTCTCCGCCGGCGCCATGATCGGCGGGGTGCTGGAGCCCATAGGTTCCCGCCCCGTGGTGATCGAGGATGACGCCTTCATCGGCGGCAACACCGGCATCTACGAAGGCATTTTGGTCCAAAAACGGGCTGTGATCGCCTCCGGGACCGTGATCACGGCTTCCACGCCCATCTGGGATTCCGTGCGCTCGGAGTTCCTCCAGCGCGATCCCGGCGGTTCTTTCACCGTGCCGGAAGGTGCCGTGGTGGTACCCGGCAGCCGGCAGATGAAGAACTATCCAAGCTTTCAGGTCTATTGCCCCGTGATCGTTAAATACCGCGATGCCAAGACCGACAACGCCGTGCAGCTCGAGCAGGACCTGCGTGCCGTCTTTGACTGA
- a CDS encoding aminomethyl transferase family protein, with amino-acid sequence MAKLGFDFPAVPRRTFLYELEESWYLPLLAQKKGLPLQEIKRSNFGEYDMAVNYLTSVLDEAAAINTLAIYNIDHMAQIRFTGKDAPTLLDRALAGRMSEMKVGACKYTLLLNEQGGVQDDMILMRLSDTEFIAVINAGHDITDHVNGQELIADIDRIMACKMDGEEVEATDISDQLVKVDIQGPLSYKLIKQIYGVEVLKNRLQPEKNMNYFTFNEFERDGASYLISRTGYTNRWGWELYLPVAKAAEDFKKIVSLALDLGGMLVGLGGRDENRISAGPFGLPLMGSEYDPRHNPIHAPLFDAAVDMGKPDFVGKAALEKGFTADPRKALVLFVSEGIATHRRVYQNGTCLGTVTSSINSPNLSLEQRLALGSQRRNVNAEDGNAAIGLAWLYADPFQKDADGRYISHENDRPIRIPVQLFRVDEAGNTVGSPLAAYLTQEGVSPATAPKPLKNIENL; translated from the coding sequence ATGGCTAAGTTAGGATTCGATTTCCCGGCGGTGCCCCGCAGGACATTCCTCTACGAACTGGAGGAAAGCTGGTATCTGCCCCTGCTGGCCCAGAAAAAGGGCCTGCCCCTCCAGGAGATCAAACGCAGCAATTTTGGCGAATACGACATGGCGGTGAACTACCTCACTTCCGTTTTGGATGAGGCTGCCGCCATCAACACCCTGGCCATCTACAACATCGACCACATGGCCCAGATCCGTTTCACCGGCAAGGACGCCCCCACCTTGCTGGATCGCGCCCTGGCGGGCCGCATGAGCGAAATGAAGGTGGGAGCCTGCAAATACACTCTCCTGCTGAACGAACAGGGCGGCGTGCAGGACGACATGATCCTCATGCGCCTCTCCGATACGGAATTCATTGCCGTGATCAATGCCGGGCACGACATCACCGATCACGTGAACGGACAGGAACTGATCGCGGACATCGACCGCATCATGGCCTGCAAAATGGATGGGGAAGAGGTGGAGGCCACCGATATCTCGGACCAACTGGTGAAGGTGGACATCCAGGGCCCGCTCTCCTACAAGCTGATAAAGCAGATCTACGGCGTGGAAGTACTCAAAAACCGCCTGCAGCCGGAAAAGAACATGAACTACTTCACTTTCAATGAATTTGAGCGCGACGGCGCCAGCTACCTGATCAGCCGCACCGGCTACACCAACCGCTGGGGCTGGGAACTCTATTTGCCCGTGGCCAAAGCCGCGGAGGACTTCAAAAAGATCGTCAGCCTCGCCCTCGACCTTGGCGGCATGCTGGTCGGTTTGGGTGGGCGCGACGAAAACCGCATTTCCGCCGGGCCCTTCGGCCTGCCTCTGATGGGCAGTGAATACGATCCCCGGCACAATCCCATCCACGCTCCGCTCTTCGACGCCGCGGTGGATATGGGCAAGCCGGACTTTGTGGGCAAAGCCGCCCTGGAAAAGGGTTTCACCGCCGATCCCCGCAAGGCCCTGGTCCTCTTCGTGTCCGAAGGCATCGCCACCCACCGCCGCGTTTACCAGAACGGGACCTGCCTCGGCACGGTAACCTCCAGCATCAACTCCCCCAATCTTTCGCTGGAACAGCGTTTGGCTCTCGGCTCTCAACGCCGCAACGTGAACGCCGAGGACGGCAACGCGGCCATTGGACTGGCCTGGCTTTACGCCGATCCCTTCCAGAAGGACGCGGACGGCAGATACATCTCTCACGAGAACGACCGTCCCATCCGCATCCCGGTGCAGCTCTTCCGCGTGGATGAAGCAGGAAACACCGTTGGATCGCCTCTCGCGGCTTACCTGACCCAGGAGGGGGTGTCTCCAGCCACCGCGCCCAAACCGCTGAAAAACATAGAGAACCTCTAA
- a CDS encoding pyridoxal phosphate-dependent aminotransferase translates to MPSLTEARRLRGIELSLIRRIMQAAPPGAINLALGELGFPLPSSLRSKALELLQTETPVYTPNAGIPELREAVAKLHPGCASSSVCVCNGVEEALFVSMLALLDPGDSVAIPDPDYPAYSAIAKMLDCSVIRLPFESDLSSVDWKLWDRLLTTEVKALVFSHPSNPAGHIFTEAEADRLAGLCSERGITLIVDGIYDRLVFAGKVPEFSGRLSNLFLLGGLSKSHCLSGWRIGWIVAPPELAEAVVKTRQYVSTCSNWLSQHLAVYALAEEGLAASQDVLEQLKSCRELALNRLKPWRKEVLAPAAGPYLMLRTRGDDLQICEDLAAQGVICVPGRAFGKRARGWIRLNIAVAPNKLESALELVINELYLH, encoded by the coding sequence GTGCCGTCTTTGACTGAGGCCCGGCGCCTGCGGGGCATCGAACTTTCCCTCATTCGCCGGATCATGCAGGCCGCGCCGCCCGGCGCCATCAACCTGGCTTTGGGCGAGCTCGGCTTTCCCCTGCCTTCATCCCTGCGGAGCAAAGCGCTGGAACTGCTGCAGACGGAAACCCCGGTTTACACCCCCAACGCCGGAATTCCTGAACTCAGGGAAGCTGTCGCCAAACTCCATCCCGGCTGCGCTTCATCCTCCGTCTGCGTTTGCAACGGAGTGGAGGAAGCCCTGTTCGTGAGCATGCTGGCGCTGCTCGATCCCGGCGACAGCGTGGCCATTCCGGATCCGGATTATCCCGCCTATTCGGCAATCGCCAAGATGCTGGATTGCAGTGTTATACGTTTACCTTTTGAAAGTGATCTCTCAAGTGTGGATTGGAAACTCTGGGACAGGCTGTTAACTACAGAAGTAAAAGCCCTGGTTTTCAGCCACCCCTCCAATCCCGCGGGCCACATCTTCACGGAGGCGGAGGCGGACCGCCTGGCCGGGCTCTGCTCGGAGCGCGGTATCACTTTGATCGTGGACGGGATCTATGACCGCCTTGTTTTCGCAGGTAAGGTGCCGGAATTCTCTGGACGCTTATCTAATCTGTTTTTGCTGGGCGGCCTCTCCAAATCGCACTGCCTCAGCGGCTGGAGGATAGGCTGGATTGTGGCGCCGCCGGAACTGGCGGAGGCCGTGGTGAAGACCCGGCAATACGTATCCACCTGCAGCAACTGGCTTTCCCAGCATCTGGCGGTGTACGCGCTGGCGGAAGAGGGATTGGCGGCCTCCCAGGATGTACTGGAGCAGTTGAAAAGCTGCCGCGAACTTGCCTTGAACAGGCTGAAACCCTGGCGGAAAGAAGTTTTGGCGCCCGCGGCCGGACCCTATCTGATGCTGCGCACGCGGGGCGATGACCTGCAGATCTGTGAGGACCTGGCTGCCCAAGGCGTGATCTGCGTTCCCGGACGGGCCTTCGGCAAGCGGGCCAGGGGCTGGATCCGGCTCAACATCGCCGTGGCCCCCAACAAGCTGGAATCAGCGCTGGAGCTTGTGATCAATGAACTATATCTTCACTAA
- a CDS encoding amidohydrolase: MNYIFTNGRLVTCETPGAMLNSSLLVARGRIAAIGSLDDCKHGSPEPFELIDLRGNLLLPAFTDTHTHFTEYAKNRAQIDLAGCSSVAGIRQRLETYRRTNPELPRWILGGGWDKNSLDEPQALNHKLLDEFFPHTPTALYSKDYHSRWCNTAALKAAGISSASPDPAGGRIHMDSAGHPTGILVETASEHLEKFIVPLSDEQTLRCLEQAAREIHKLGLVSVHSMEVPAGARVLEEFCSQSRLLRVCRHFYLEEFATLRDSGLRTGSGDHWYRLGGLKLFADGSLGSQTGAIFGENPQSAGNRGILRHSGEEIHALAKQAAEHGFTCLVHAIGDRAVFTVIQALLRLQRSGLKAPSPFRIEHVQAIRPEDIPLLKECGAYCALQPVHLANDVDMIEAHWRQIRHEAYSFRSILSAGIPVGFGSDAPIETINPFAGIYSAVERRKNLDPREPAWLPEQRISVPEALHAYTLGAARVSGAESWSGSLTPGKVADLIVLKDFTALPPEYWLEASSLLTMLDGQIVFRDQI; the protein is encoded by the coding sequence ATGAACTATATCTTCACTAACGGCCGCCTGGTAACCTGCGAGACTCCCGGCGCGATGCTCAACTCCTCGCTGCTGGTGGCGCGAGGCAGGATCGCTGCGATCGGCAGCCTGGACGACTGCAAGCACGGTTCCCCGGAGCCTTTCGAGCTAATCGATTTGCGCGGTAACCTGTTGTTGCCGGCCTTTACGGATACCCACACGCATTTCACAGAATACGCCAAAAACCGGGCCCAGATCGATCTGGCCGGTTGCTCCAGCGTCGCTGGGATTCGTCAGCGTCTGGAAACTTACCGGCGGACCAACCCGGAACTGCCACGCTGGATCCTGGGTGGCGGCTGGGACAAAAACAGCCTGGACGAGCCCCAGGCCCTGAACCATAAACTACTGGACGAATTCTTCCCCCATACCCCCACCGCTCTCTATAGCAAGGATTACCACAGCCGCTGGTGCAATACCGCGGCTCTGAAAGCCGCGGGGATATCGTCTGCCAGTCCGGACCCCGCCGGCGGCCGGATCCACATGGACTCTGCCGGTCATCCGACCGGGATCCTGGTGGAAACTGCCTCTGAACATCTGGAGAAGTTCATTGTCCCGCTCTCGGACGAGCAAACCCTCCGCTGTCTTGAACAGGCTGCCCGCGAGATCCACAAGCTTGGCCTGGTGAGCGTTCACAGCATGGAAGTGCCCGCCGGGGCGAGGGTCCTGGAGGAGTTTTGCTCCCAAAGCCGGTTGCTGAGGGTTTGCCGCCATTTTTATCTGGAGGAGTTTGCCACCCTGCGGGATTCCGGCCTCCGCACCGGCAGCGGCGACCACTGGTATCGCCTGGGCGGCTTGAAGCTTTTTGCCGATGGTTCGCTGGGTTCGCAAACCGGTGCCATTTTTGGCGAAAATCCCCAATCCGCCGGCAATCGCGGCATTCTGCGCCACAGCGGAGAAGAGATCCATGCTTTGGCCAAACAAGCCGCGGAACACGGTTTTACCTGCCTGGTGCACGCCATTGGCGACCGCGCGGTGTTCACGGTGATCCAGGCCCTGCTGCGCTTGCAACGCAGCGGACTGAAAGCTCCCAGCCCTTTCAGGATCGAGCATGTGCAGGCCATCCGGCCTGAAGACATCCCCCTGCTGAAGGAATGTGGGGCTTACTGCGCCCTTCAGCCCGTGCATCTGGCCAACGACGTGGACATGATCGAAGCTCACTGGCGCCAGATCAGGCACGAGGCTTACAGCTTCCGGTCCATCCTCTCTGCCGGCATACCGGTGGGTTTCGGTTCGGACGCCCCCATCGAGACGATCAATCCCTTCGCGGGCATCTACAGCGCCGTGGAGCGGAGGAAGAACCTGGATCCGCGTGAACCGGCCTGGCTACCTGAGCAGCGCATCAGCGTGCCTGAAGCCCTTCACGCCTACACTCTGGGCGCGGCGCGGGTTTCCGGCGCGGAGTCCTGGAGCGGCTCCCTCACCCCGGGCAAGGTGGCGGACCTGATCGTCCTCAAGGATTTTACCGCCCTGCCTCCGGAATACTGGCTCGAGGCATCGTCGCTGCTCACAATGCTGGACGGGCAAATCGTCTTCAGAGATCAAATTTAA
- a CDS encoding FAD-binding oxidoreductase has protein sequence MNRTYDIVIVGAGSVGVPAALELASRGRKVLVLEAESAPSQANNKKAIGGVRATHSDFGKISVCQRSIQIMSSWQERFGDDIGWMSNGYSYPAYTAEDEKTLKDLMRVQLGFGLNIRWISPQEYNELVPGINMDGLRGSTYSPEDGSCSPLLLGSAYYFHALRAGVDFRFREQVLGFEMSGDRINTVHTDKASYLAGTVINAAGNHAREIGAMAGTDLPVHPDNHEAGITEPVAPFMGPMVVDMRKRPGSANFYFYQNHEGQVVFCVTPDPPILGIDNRSTSQFLPLCSKRMLEVYPRLRHLKVRRTWRGQYPMTPDGFPIVGKAGANFVNAVGMCGQGFMLGPGLAELLARICLDELTQDDLRVLKSFDPGRDFSGMEAFK, from the coding sequence ATGAATAGAACTTACGACATTGTGATCGTCGGGGCCGGATCGGTGGGCGTTCCCGCCGCTCTGGAACTTGCCTCCAGGGGCCGGAAGGTGCTGGTGCTGGAAGCCGAAAGCGCGCCCAGCCAAGCCAACAACAAAAAAGCCATAGGCGGGGTGCGGGCCACCCACAGCGATTTTGGCAAGATCAGCGTCTGCCAGCGCTCCATCCAGATCATGAGCTCCTGGCAGGAGCGATTCGGCGACGACATAGGCTGGATGAGCAACGGCTACAGCTACCCGGCTTACACTGCCGAAGACGAAAAAACGCTCAAGGACCTGATGCGGGTCCAGCTGGGTTTTGGCCTGAACATCCGCTGGATCAGCCCTCAGGAATACAACGAATTGGTACCCGGCATCAACATGGATGGCTTGCGAGGCTCCACCTATTCACCTGAAGACGGCAGCTGTTCGCCCCTGCTGCTAGGCTCCGCCTACTATTTCCACGCCCTCCGGGCCGGAGTCGATTTCCGCTTCCGCGAACAGGTGCTGGGCTTTGAAATGTCCGGCGACCGCATCAACACGGTGCACACCGACAAAGCTTCCTACCTGGCCGGGACGGTGATCAACGCCGCGGGCAATCACGCCCGTGAAATCGGTGCCATGGCCGGAACCGACCTGCCTGTGCATCCGGACAACCACGAGGCCGGGATCACCGAACCCGTCGCCCCCTTCATGGGTCCCATGGTGGTGGACATGCGCAAGCGGCCCGGCTCCGCCAACTTTTATTTCTACCAAAACCACGAAGGCCAGGTGGTATTCTGCGTCACGCCCGATCCGCCCATCCTGGGCATCGACAACCGCAGCACCTCGCAGTTCCTGCCCCTTTGCAGCAAACGCATGCTGGAGGTTTATCCCCGCCTCAGGCATCTGAAAGTGCGCCGTACCTGGCGCGGACAGTATCCCATGACCCCAGACGGCTTTCCCATCGTGGGCAAAGCCGGCGCCAATTTCGTGAACGCCGTGGGCATGTGCGGCCAAGGTTTCATGCTGGGACCCGGCCTCGCTGAACTGTTGGCCCGGATCTGCCTGGATGAACTAACCCAGGATGACCTCAGGGTGCTGAAAAGCTTCGATCCCGGGCGCGACTTCAGCGGCATGGAAGCCTTCAAATAA
- a CDS encoding PHP domain-containing protein, which yields MIVKNIDPIKRINLHLHTNVSDGLLSPAQLVSRARQIGLDLISITDHDTGDAYRMLPEDVAPLRILPGMEISSDHEGSDVHILALGVNLESPSLVEMMEMYLIGRRERAIRMIDKLADLGLELTLDEVVAVAGSRELIVRPHIAQILVDRGYVHSKNEAFDKYIGNDKPAYSPKPEFSVPDAIRVIHEAQGFALIAHPGKLEKESYIEEFIAMGIDGLEVWHPDHYQYQIQAYKEICQNNGLYMTAGSDFHGDKDRHNLFDAAPADSVILESVNRLWREYQCRVS from the coding sequence ATGATCGTCAAGAATATAGATCCCATCAAGCGCATCAATCTCCATCTGCACACCAACGTTTCAGATGGATTGCTCAGTCCTGCGCAGCTGGTCAGTCGTGCTCGGCAAATCGGACTGGACCTGATCTCCATTACGGATCACGATACCGGAGACGCCTACCGGATGCTTCCGGAAGACGTTGCGCCGCTGCGGATCCTGCCTGGGATGGAGATCAGCTCTGATCATGAAGGCTCCGACGTCCACATCCTCGCCCTGGGGGTAAATCTGGAATCCCCCTCGCTGGTGGAGATGATGGAAATGTATCTGATCGGCCGGCGGGAACGGGCCATCCGGATGATCGACAAACTGGCCGACCTGGGCTTGGAACTCACCCTGGATGAAGTGGTGGCCGTGGCCGGCAGCCGCGAACTGATCGTGCGACCGCACATCGCGCAGATCCTGGTTGACCGCGGCTATGTGCACTCCAAAAACGAAGCTTTCGACAAATATATCGGCAACGACAAACCCGCCTATTCGCCCAAGCCGGAATTTTCCGTTCCAGACGCCATCAGGGTGATCCACGAGGCGCAAGGCTTCGCGCTGATCGCCCATCCGGGCAAGCTGGAAAAGGAAAGCTACATCGAGGAATTCATCGCCATGGGCATCGATGGCCTTGAGGTTTGGCATCCGGACCATTATCAGTATCAGATCCAGGCCTACAAAGAGATCTGCCAGAACAACGGGCTCTACATGACCGCCGGCAGCGATTTCCACGGCGACAAGGACCGCCACAACCTCTTCGACGCCGCCCCGGCCGACAGCGTGATCCTGGAAAGCGTGAACCGCCTCTGGAGAGAGTATCAGTGCCGCGTGAGCTGA
- a CDS encoding pyridoxal phosphate-dependent aminotransferase, whose amino-acid sequence MNFDFDRLTDRRGSGCFKYDALAMIYGRDDLISLWVADMDFPVAPAIREALQKRLDHGVFGYNLRLPVFYDTVLNWAENRYGLKADRNWLLSSPGVMPAVSLAVSVLSQPGDGVLIQTPVYRPFHNAVLDQGRVLLTSPLLLQGGRYEIDFDDFERKLQSAKLFILCSPHNPVGRLWSEAELRQMGQLCQRHDVKVISDEIHADLAYDGVKAYSLAALDDFADITLCCLSPAKSFNLAGLASAVVLVKNPSLRQPLATAIEKYHLYMGNSFGIEATIAAYRDSDAWLQELLAYLQGNLDFLLEAFARELPQLRMLKPEASYLAWIDFRALGLSDQAIAELLVNKARLALDPGLKFGDDGAGFQRLNFGCPRAVLTEALTRLKHAINEV is encoded by the coding sequence ATGAACTTTGATTTTGACCGGCTGACCGACCGGCGTGGCAGCGGCTGCTTCAAATATGACGCCCTTGCCATGATCTACGGGCGCGACGACCTGATCTCACTCTGGGTGGCGGACATGGATTTTCCCGTGGCCCCGGCCATCAGGGAGGCCCTGCAAAAACGGCTCGATCACGGCGTCTTTGGCTACAACCTGCGTCTGCCAGTGTTTTACGACACCGTTCTGAACTGGGCGGAAAATCGGTATGGACTTAAGGCTGACCGCAACTGGCTGCTGTCCTCGCCAGGGGTGATGCCCGCGGTGAGCCTGGCGGTTTCGGTGCTTTCTCAGCCCGGAGACGGAGTGCTGATCCAGACCCCGGTTTACCGGCCTTTCCACAACGCGGTTCTGGACCAGGGCCGCGTCCTGCTCACTTCGCCGCTGCTGCTGCAGGGCGGACGCTATGAGATCGATTTCGACGACTTTGAACGCAAACTCCAAAGCGCCAAGCTGTTCATCCTCTGCAGTCCCCACAACCCCGTGGGCAGGCTCTGGAGCGAGGCGGAGCTGCGCCAAATGGGTCAGCTTTGCCAGCGCCACGATGTGAAAGTGATCAGCGACGAGATCCACGCCGATCTGGCCTATGATGGCGTCAAAGCTTATTCCCTGGCGGCTTTGGATGATTTCGCGGACATCACCCTCTGCTGCCTCTCGCCGGCCAAATCCTTCAATCTGGCCGGACTCGCCAGCGCGGTGGTGTTGGTGAAAAATCCCTCACTGCGCCAGCCTTTGGCCACCGCCATCGAAAAATATCATCTCTACATGGGCAACAGCTTTGGAATCGAGGCCACCATCGCCGCCTACCGGGATTCCGACGCCTGGCTGCAGGAGCTTCTGGCCTATCTGCAAGGCAACCTCGACTTCCTGCTGGAGGCTTTCGCGCGGGAACTTCCCCAGTTGCGGATGCTCAAACCGGAGGCCAGCTATCTGGCCTGGATCGATTTTCGCGCCCTGGGCCTCTCCGATCAGGCGATCGCCGAGCTGTTGGTAAACAAAGCCAGGCTGGCCCTCGATCCCGGACTGAAATTCGGAGACGATGGCGCGGGCTTCCAGAGGCTGAATTTCGGCTGCCCGCGCGCGGTCCTGACCGAAGCCCTTACCCGTCTCAAACACGCCATCAACGAGGTTTAA
- a CDS encoding FAD-dependent oxidoreductase: MENHRLDKHPILSVPEREDVLFTFNGRPLSAKQGEMISSALIANGISVFGHHHKDGSAQGIFCANGQCAKCTVIADGVAVKSCMTMVTPGMEVRSAEGLPELPESPLVTGRPAIEQLACEVLIIGGGPSGLAAAIELGKHGIDTLVIDDKHALGGKLVLQTHKFFGSEEDSHAGVRGHDIGKLLAAEVATHPSVKIWLNSTALFVFSDKKVGILKDGVYKIVTPQRILNAAGAREKFLRFTGNHLARIYGAGAFQTLVNRDLIRPTDRLFIIGGGNVGLIAGYHAMQAGIEVVGLAEAMPQCGGYKVHADKLKRLGVPIYTSHTILSANGDETVDSVTIAAVDEKFQVRPGSEKSFSCDTILIAVGLDSLSEFTQEAMEAGIPVYAAGDALEIAEASSAMFNGKIAGLTIAKDCGHEEIGPVPTDWYAKAEVLKSHPGQIKGYQQGLPESGVFPVIHCLQEIPCNPCTTVCPTNSIRTEDGGLLAVPLYDGSCIGCNKCLLICPGLAITLVDFRQDAQNPTVTIPYEVFNLPRQTGELIQVVDIDGEPLGEYPVSAVLDLPQRHTQLIKVRVPKAIAKRIASFRVQAAEVSQPLSQPVIPAKLADASMICLCERVSVGEVRKLIQSGITNLNQIKAITRAGMGPCGAKTCETLIRGVLREEGVPVEDVVPNTKRPVFVEVPLDKFPGGDCDE; encoded by the coding sequence CCGATCCTCTCAGTCCCGGAGCGGGAGGATGTTTTATTCACTTTCAACGGCAGACCCCTAAGCGCCAAACAGGGTGAGATGATCTCCTCCGCCCTCATCGCGAACGGGATCAGCGTTTTTGGCCATCACCACAAGGACGGCAGCGCCCAGGGCATTTTCTGCGCCAACGGCCAGTGCGCCAAATGCACCGTGATCGCGGACGGCGTGGCCGTGAAATCCTGCATGACCATGGTCACCCCGGGCATGGAAGTCCGTTCGGCCGAGGGTTTGCCTGAACTGCCCGAAAGCCCTCTGGTCACAGGGCGTCCGGCCATCGAACAGCTGGCCTGCGAGGTCCTGATCATCGGCGGAGGCCCTTCCGGACTGGCTGCCGCAATCGAACTGGGCAAGCATGGCATCGACACGCTTGTGATCGACGACAAACACGCCCTGGGCGGCAAACTGGTGCTGCAGACCCACAAGTTCTTTGGCAGCGAGGAAGACAGCCACGCCGGAGTGCGCGGACACGATATCGGCAAGCTGCTGGCCGCCGAGGTGGCTACCCATCCCTCCGTGAAGATCTGGCTGAACAGCACCGCCCTCTTCGTGTTCAGCGATAAAAAGGTGGGCATCCTCAAGGACGGCGTGTACAAGATCGTCACCCCCCAAAGGATCCTCAACGCCGCCGGGGCCAGGGAAAAGTTCCTCCGTTTCACCGGCAACCATCTGGCCCGGATCTACGGCGCGGGCGCTTTTCAGACCCTGGTGAACCGGGACCTCATCCGCCCCACAGACCGGCTCTTTATCATCGGCGGCGGCAACGTTGGCCTCATCGCTGGCTATCACGCCATGCAGGCGGGGATCGAGGTGGTCGGGCTGGCCGAGGCCATGCCCCAATGCGGCGGCTACAAAGTCCATGCCGACAAGCTAAAGCGCCTCGGAGTGCCGATCTACACCTCCCACACCATCCTCAGCGCCAACGGCGATGAGACCGTGGACAGCGTCACCATCGCCGCGGTGGATGAAAAGTTCCAAGTGCGGCCCGGCAGCGAGAAAAGTTTTTCCTGCGACACCATCCTGATCGCCGTGGGCCTCGATTCACTCTCCGAATTCACCCAGGAAGCCATGGAAGCCGGCATCCCGGTTTATGCTGCCGGTGACGCTTTGGAGATCGCCGAAGCCTCCTCCGCCATGTTCAACGGCAAGATCGCCGGGCTCACCATCGCCAAAGACTGCGGCCACGAAGAGATCGGACCCGTTCCCACGGACTGGTATGCCAAAGCTGAGGTGCTCAAATCCCATCCTGGCCAGATCAAGGGATACCAGCAGGGCCTGCCGGAAAGCGGCGTTTTCCCCGTGATCCACTGTCTCCAGGAGATCCCCTGCAACCCCTGCACCACGGTCTGCCCCACCAATTCCATCCGCACCGAGGATGGCGGTTTGCTGGCCGTACCGCTCTACGACGGCTCCTGCATTGGCTGCAACAAATGCCTGCTCATCTGCCCAGGCCTGGCCATCACCCTGGTGGATTTCCGCCAGGATGCCCAGAACCCCACCGTCACCATTCCCTACGAAGTTTTCAACCTACCCCGGCAGACCGGCGAACTCATCCAAGTGGTGGACATCGACGGCGAACCCCTGGGTGAGTATCCCGTGAGCGCCGTGCTGGACCTGCCCCAACGCCACACCCAACTGATCAAGGTAAGGGTCCCGAAGGCCATCGCCAAACGCATCGCCTCCTTCCGGGTCCAGGCCGCCGAAGTCAGCCAACCCCTTTCCCAGCCTGTGATCCCGGCCAAACTGGCCGACGCTTCCATGATCTGCCTCTGCGAAAGGGTGAGCGTGGGCGAGGTGCGCAAGCTCATCCAAAGCGGGATCACCAATCTCAACCAGATCAAGGCCATCACCCGCGCCGGCATGGGCCCCTGCGGCGCTAAAACCTGCGAAACCCTGATCCGGGGCGTCCTGCGTGAAGAGGGCGTCCCCGTGGAGGATGTGGTGCCAAACACCAAGCGGCCTGTGTTCGTGGAAGTTCCGCTGGATAAGTTCCCTGGTGGAGACTGTGATGAATAG